In Ignavibacteriota bacterium, a single genomic region encodes these proteins:
- the nfo gene encoding deoxyribonuclease IV has translation MNPTTKKSEPQTSNHEPLIGAHESISGGIYKAFERGASVGCRTLQVFTKNNNQWQGKPLTDEDVANYKIAQSKSNIAPVIAHDSYLINLCAADSAILKKSRESFVDELQRCELLGIPYLNFHPGSHIGKGEEDGIKLIIESLNLAHEQTKGFCVLSVLETTAGQGTAIGYKFEHLRIIIDGVDEPERMAVCIDTCHIFAAGYDISTEKGYEKTMQEFDEVLGLKRLVAFHVNDSKKPLGLRVDRHEHIGKGFIGENGFRFLMQDSRFTDIPKILETPKSEDLHEDKMNLSLLKKLALEL, from the coding sequence ATGAATCCGACAACCAAAAAATCCGAACCACAAACCAGTAACCACGAACCTCTCATCGGCGCGCATGAATCAATCTCAGGCGGTATCTACAAAGCGTTCGAGCGTGGCGCTTCTGTCGGTTGCAGAACGTTGCAAGTTTTTACCAAGAACAACAATCAGTGGCAGGGCAAGCCGCTCACCGATGAAGACGTTGCAAACTACAAAATCGCTCAGTCGAAATCAAACATCGCACCGGTGATTGCGCATGACAGTTACCTCATTAATTTGTGTGCGGCTGATTCGGCAATTCTGAAGAAATCAAGAGAATCGTTTGTGGATGAGTTGCAACGGTGCGAGTTGCTGGGAATTCCGTATCTCAACTTTCATCCCGGCTCACACATCGGCAAAGGCGAGGAGGATGGAATTAAACTCATCATCGAATCACTCAATCTTGCGCACGAGCAGACAAAGGGATTCTGCGTGCTAAGCGTTCTCGAAACGACAGCCGGACAAGGAACCGCAATCGGGTATAAGTTCGAACATCTCAGAATAATCATTGATGGAGTGGATGAGCCGGAACGAATGGCAGTCTGCATTGACACGTGCCATATCTTTGCTGCGGGGTACGACATCAGTACCGAAAAAGGGTATGAGAAAACGATGCAGGAGTTTGATGAAGTGCTCGGTTTGAAACGGCTCGTCGCGTTTCATGTCAACGATTCAAAGAAACCACTCGGCTTGCGGGTTGACCGACATGAACATATCGGGAAAGGTTTTATCGGTGAGAATGGTTTTCGATTTTTGATGCAGGATTCACGATTCACTGACATTCCGAAAATTCTTGAAACACCGAAGAGTGAGGATTTACATGAGGATAAAATGAATCTTTCGTTACTGAAGAAACTTGCTTTGGAGTTGTAG